The following are from one region of the Cytobacillus firmus genome:
- a CDS encoding response regulator transcription factor yields the protein MIRIAVVDDHEMVRRGIISYLATESGIEIIGEAGSGNEAVKLVLKERPEIVLMDLLMENGNGIEATREILKSYPECRIIIITSFYDDEQVFPAIEAGAFSYMLKTANAAEVVNAIKKAAQGEPVIESKVAGKMVSRFREKEKKPHDDLTEREFDVLLCIGEGMTNQEISEELFIGIKTVKTHVSNILSKLGVTDRTQAAVYANRNGIIKKQAEKG from the coding sequence ATGATCAGGATAGCAGTTGTGGATGATCATGAAATGGTAAGAAGGGGCATTATTTCTTATTTGGCTACTGAGTCCGGCATAGAGATCATTGGGGAAGCAGGCAGTGGGAATGAAGCTGTAAAGCTTGTACTGAAAGAGCGGCCGGAAATCGTTTTGATGGATCTCCTGATGGAAAATGGGAACGGAATTGAAGCGACAAGGGAGATTTTAAAAAGTTACCCTGAGTGCAGGATTATTATTATAACCAGCTTTTACGATGATGAACAAGTTTTTCCGGCCATTGAAGCGGGTGCCTTCAGCTATATGCTGAAAACGGCCAATGCTGCTGAAGTTGTGAATGCCATTAAGAAAGCTGCGCAGGGTGAGCCTGTCATTGAATCAAAGGTTGCGGGGAAAATGGTAAGCCGTTTCAGAGAAAAAGAGAAAAAGCCTCATGATGATTTAACTGAAAGGGAGTTTGATGTCCTGCTCTGCATTGGGGAAGGGATGACAAACCAGGAAATCAGTGAGGAATTGTTCATTGGGATCAAAACCGTCAAAACCCACGTAAGCAATATCCTCAGTAAACTGGGCGTTACAGACCGTACACAGGCAGCCGTTTACGCCAACCGAAACGGAATTATAAAAAAACAGGCGGAAAAAGGATGA
- a CDS encoding sensor histidine kinase, whose translation MRKSGIRYWFVQSFIMMAIISSLIFFVGLQVYLFYNSGSPLTIKSTFWLFLYVLTVLLLTGAYFGLKGSYLIKGRLGDILLFVSTLRSGKYADRMESYEKDEIGLISDELNQLAENIQEQVFFMQRLADEKSALAQTAHSAAVMEERQRLARDLHDVVSQQLFALSMMSSAALRVFDLDSDKAREQLNEISEIAAKAQGEMRALLLHLRPVQLSNDRLCDGIIKLIQELKAKTNIEFHASIDEIENISKAAEEHLFRIVQEALSNVLRHADAGKIRVTLTEEDDNIFLFIADNGKGFNPHKERITSYGLKTMRERCEEVGGIFKIRSKENEGTYIDIKIPAKGERLK comes from the coding sequence ATGAGAAAAAGCGGAATCAGGTATTGGTTTGTGCAGAGCTTTATTATGATGGCCATTATAAGTTCATTAATCTTTTTTGTCGGATTGCAGGTCTATCTATTTTATAATTCTGGATCACCATTGACTATAAAGAGCACATTTTGGCTGTTTTTGTATGTTTTAACGGTATTACTCCTTACGGGTGCCTATTTTGGGCTCAAGGGCAGCTACTTAATAAAAGGGCGGCTCGGTGATATTTTATTATTTGTTTCGACCTTAAGAAGCGGCAAGTATGCTGATCGGATGGAATCTTATGAAAAAGATGAAATAGGATTAATATCAGATGAACTGAATCAGCTGGCCGAAAATATTCAGGAGCAGGTTTTTTTCATGCAGCGGCTTGCCGATGAAAAGTCTGCATTGGCACAAACAGCCCATTCAGCAGCTGTAATGGAAGAAAGACAGCGCCTGGCCAGGGATCTGCATGATGTAGTGAGCCAGCAGCTTTTCGCATTAAGTATGATGTCTTCAGCAGCCCTGAGAGTTTTTGATTTGGATAGTGATAAAGCGAGAGAACAGTTAAATGAAATCTCTGAAATCGCTGCGAAAGCCCAGGGGGAAATGAGAGCGCTTCTCCTCCATCTTAGGCCTGTTCAGCTGAGTAATGACAGACTTTGCGATGGTATTATTAAGCTGATACAGGAGTTAAAGGCAAAGACAAACATTGAATTCCATGCAAGTATTGATGAGATCGAAAACATTTCTAAAGCAGCGGAAGAGCATTTATTCAGGATTGTCCAGGAGGCTTTATCAAATGTGCTCCGTCATGCGGATGCAGGAAAGATCAGAGTAACCCTAACGGAAGAGGATGATAACATCTTTCTTTTTATTGCTGATAATGGAAAAGGGTTTAATCCTCATAAAGAGAGAATCACTTCATACGGACTGAAAACTATGAGGGAACGCTGTGAAGAAGTTGGCGGAATATTCAAAATACGATCCAAAGAAAACGAAGGAACTTATATAGATATTAAAATTCCGGCAAAAGGGGAGAGGCTGAAATGA
- the liaF gene encoding cell wall-active antibiotics response protein LiaF, whose protein sequence is MEIKEVFVVIYPFILMAAGFYYLLSYILKKSRSGMFTGLFLIVFSLLLILDRFGIIEFRFMEIWKLWPLFLIFIGINILLKKDRLKIHFEQEFPADIYGKDKGAAEKKVINISKYESPQPLKNIRGFSIGDVDFKQPNWSLEPMDLYTMIGDYFIDFSKAFIPEKETPVIVRGWIGDVKMIIPENIPVMIQSNINIGDIRIFDQKTSDINRTLHYKSPGYDEASRKLKIAVQVKIGSIRIDKV, encoded by the coding sequence TTGGAAATAAAAGAGGTTTTTGTCGTAATTTACCCCTTTATCCTGATGGCTGCCGGTTTTTATTATCTGCTGTCATACATACTGAAGAAAAGCCGGAGCGGGATGTTTACAGGGTTATTTCTAATTGTATTTTCATTGCTATTAATCCTTGATCGTTTCGGAATAATTGAATTCAGGTTTATGGAAATCTGGAAACTCTGGCCCCTGTTTCTTATTTTCATCGGCATTAATATTCTATTGAAAAAAGATCGTTTAAAGATACATTTTGAACAGGAGTTTCCGGCAGATATCTATGGGAAAGACAAAGGTGCAGCTGAGAAAAAAGTCATTAATATCTCAAAATATGAAAGCCCTCAGCCGCTAAAAAATATAAGAGGCTTTTCAATTGGCGATGTGGATTTTAAACAGCCGAATTGGTCTCTCGAGCCGATGGATTTATATACAATGATCGGTGATTATTTTATCGATTTCAGCAAAGCTTTCATCCCGGAGAAAGAGACGCCTGTCATTGTGAGAGGGTGGATTGGCGATGTGAAAATGATCATCCCCGAAAACATTCCGGTAATGATCCAGTCAAATATTAATATAGGAGACATCCGCATATTTGATCAAAAGACAAGTGACATCAATCGAACCCTTCACTATAAGTCACCTGGTTATGATGAAGCATCCAGAAAGCTGAAAATCGCTGTACAAGTAAAAATTGGATCCATTCGGATCGATAAAGTATAG
- a CDS encoding phosphatase PAP2 family protein — protein sequence MLKSKWTYFFLTVSASIFLYFLVAVSNGQPLDFDRYLSKFFTGLFSESTHPFFEAMDNMGSKIGVGIITLAFLALLWFKYRNYEAMAAVVFAVAAGNEVNKWLKESVGRPRPDQEHLVDVASLSFPSGHAMIGMILYTIIAYFIITELKKASAKWIAGIIAGIWIFLMGISRIVMGVHYPSDIAAGFAAGYIWVFISISLYAALKSMFRRKSYKRESA from the coding sequence ATGCTTAAATCTAAATGGACATATTTTTTCCTGACTGTATCCGCATCAATTTTTCTATATTTTCTTGTTGCCGTATCTAACGGACAACCTCTTGATTTTGACCGTTATTTGTCAAAATTCTTTACAGGATTATTTTCTGAAAGCACCCATCCATTTTTTGAAGCCATGGACAATATGGGGAGTAAAATCGGTGTAGGGATTATTACATTGGCTTTCTTAGCGCTGCTTTGGTTCAAGTATAGGAATTATGAGGCGATGGCAGCTGTTGTTTTTGCTGTTGCAGCGGGAAATGAAGTAAATAAGTGGCTTAAAGAGTCTGTTGGAAGGCCGCGCCCTGATCAGGAGCATCTGGTTGATGTGGCAAGTCTCAGCTTTCCGAGCGGGCACGCGATGATTGGGATGATTTTGTATACGATTATAGCCTATTTTATCATTACCGAGCTGAAGAAAGCGTCAGCGAAATGGATCGCGGGGATTATAGCCGGCATTTGGATTTTTTTAATGGGGATCAGCCGGATCGTGATGGGTGTACATTATCCTTCTGATATTGCAGCAGGATTTGCAGCAGGCTATATTTGGGTATTCATATCAATTTCCCTTTACGCGGCCTTAAAGTCAATGTTCAGAAGGAAATCATATAAGAGAGAATCAGCTTAA
- a CDS encoding M20 family metallopeptidase → MSESLFKKLESYYDEMVSIRRYLHQNPEVSFKEEKTAHYIKTFYENLGIEVRSHVGGNGVVARIHGSKPGKTIALRADFDALPIQDEKDVPYKSLIPGVMHACGHDGHTATLLVLAKALNELRDELEGTYVMIHQHAEEYAPGGAISMIKDGCLEGVDAIFGTHLWASEPTGKIQYRVGPFMAAADRFEVTIQGKGGHGAQPHKTKDAIVTASQLVVNLQQIVSRKVNPIDSAVVTVGSFVADNAFNVIADRAKLIGTVRTFNEDVRTNIEEEIERIVKGTCYTADSDYEYRFHRGYPAVINHKRETEYLAELAGKIDEVKWTEETDPEMGGEDFAYYLQHVKGTFFFTGARPENTSENYPHHHPKFDIDEKAMLIAAKTLGTAALNYHSYQESKDSVEVGQ, encoded by the coding sequence ATGTCTGAATCACTATTTAAAAAACTGGAAAGCTATTACGATGAAATGGTCTCCATCCGGCGCTATCTTCATCAGAATCCTGAAGTATCCTTTAAGGAAGAAAAGACCGCTCACTATATCAAAACCTTTTATGAAAATCTGGGAATTGAAGTCCGGAGCCATGTAGGGGGAAATGGAGTGGTTGCCAGAATTCATGGCAGCAAACCAGGAAAGACCATCGCTTTAAGAGCCGATTTTGATGCACTTCCGATCCAGGATGAAAAGGATGTCCCATATAAATCATTGATCCCTGGTGTAATGCATGCTTGCGGACATGATGGACACACGGCCACTTTACTTGTACTGGCGAAGGCGCTCAATGAACTTCGCGATGAATTAGAAGGTACATATGTAATGATTCACCAGCACGCCGAGGAATATGCCCCGGGCGGAGCAATTTCGATGATCAAAGATGGCTGCCTTGAGGGTGTCGATGCCATTTTTGGAACTCATCTGTGGGCATCAGAACCAACAGGGAAGATCCAATATCGGGTTGGCCCATTTATGGCGGCAGCAGACAGATTTGAAGTTACCATCCAAGGAAAAGGCGGGCACGGAGCACAGCCTCACAAAACGAAAGATGCAATAGTAACTGCCTCCCAGCTGGTTGTCAATCTTCAGCAAATCGTCAGCAGAAAAGTAAATCCAATTGACTCTGCTGTTGTAACAGTTGGCTCTTTCGTAGCTGATAACGCATTTAATGTAATTGCAGATAGAGCAAAATTGATTGGTACTGTCCGCACATTTAACGAGGATGTCCGCACTAATATCGAAGAGGAAATCGAGCGCATTGTCAAAGGAACATGCTACACAGCAGACAGTGACTATGAGTATCGGTTCCACAGAGGCTACCCTGCAGTTATAAATCATAAAAGGGAGACTGAATACCTGGCTGAACTGGCTGGGAAAATTGATGAAGTCAAATGGACAGAAGAGACAGACCCTGAAATGGGGGGTGAAGATTTCGCATACTATCTGCAGCATGTGAAAGGCACCTTCTTCTTTACCGGGGCAAGACCTGAAAATACATCAGAAAATTACCCGCACCACCACCCCAAATTTGATATTGATGAAAAAGCCATGCTAATCGCAGCAAAAACACTGGGAACAGCAGCTTTAAACTATCATAGCTATCAGGAAAGCAAGGACTCTGTAGAAGTAGGACAATAA
- a CDS encoding EcsC family protein, with translation MKEYELKANKEIDEWKRRINKRSSMLNRLSKKAQTKVNSIIPEKAHQIITDSIKNMVKATLIGSNALTRKKQSAGRSLEMMDHMLEEKVAAYRKTAAVEGAGTGAGGILLGIADFPLLLSIKMKFLFETASIYGFNTNEYEERLFLLHVFQLAFSSDDKRKETLKLVEEWDDRKETLGDMDWKVFQQEYRDYIDFVKMLQLVPGIGAAVGAYANYNLLDHLGETAKNAYRLRILKTAPRPD, from the coding sequence ATGAAGGAGTATGAATTAAAGGCAAATAAAGAAATTGATGAATGGAAGAGACGGATTAACAAGCGTTCCAGTATGCTGAATCGCCTTTCCAAAAAAGCTCAAACAAAGGTAAATAGTATAATACCTGAAAAAGCTCATCAAATAATCACAGACAGCATAAAGAATATGGTAAAGGCCACTTTGATTGGATCAAATGCACTCACCAGAAAAAAACAATCTGCCGGCCGCAGCCTGGAAATGATGGATCACATGCTTGAAGAGAAGGTTGCAGCTTACCGCAAAACAGCTGCTGTCGAAGGTGCAGGAACCGGGGCAGGGGGAATTCTCCTTGGCATTGCTGATTTTCCATTACTGCTGAGCATTAAGATGAAATTTCTTTTTGAAACTGCTTCCATCTATGGATTTAACACAAATGAATATGAAGAACGCCTGTTTCTCCTCCACGTTTTTCAGCTCGCTTTTTCCAGTGATGATAAAAGGAAAGAAACGCTGAAGCTGGTTGAAGAATGGGATGACAGGAAAGAAACATTGGGTGACATGGACTGGAAGGTATTTCAGCAGGAATACCGGGATTATATCGACTTTGTCAAAATGCTCCAGCTGGTGCCGGGTATAGGTGCTGCTGTCGGGGCGTATGCAAACTATAATTTGCTTGACCACTTAGGTGAAACCGCTAAAAATGCTTATCGTCTGCGGATATTAAAAACAGCCCCAAGGCCTGATTAG